The following nucleotide sequence is from Brachyspira sp. SAP_772.
TATTTTTATGCTTTCAATAATCAAATAAATTTCTATAGAACCATTTTTTATATTTTCTTTTATACTATAATTACTTCTTATATTATTAAGTTCATTAAGAAGCAATTCTATTTTTTCTTTGCTTCTTACAACAGATAGATTCTCGCTTACTAAATTTCTTATTTTTATTAAAACTTCATTTCTTGTAAAATTATTCTCTTTATCATCTTTTGAAATCTCATTAACCCAATCATTAAATTCTTTTTCTATATTATTTAATTTTATATTATTAGAATCATCAAAGTTTGTATTTTTAATATATTCAAAAGCATTTTTAACAGCATTATTTCCAAATACTAAAGCCCCTCCAACAGAATTWCCTCCAAGCCTATTAGCTCCYTCTATAGCAGAYGATAACTCACCTATAGCATAAAGCCCTTTAACACCTGTAAATGCATTGCTGTCTATTTTTATTCCGCCGTTGCAGCTATGAGCAAAATGAGTAATAACAGTTTCATCTTTCAATAAATCTATTCCTATTTCTTTTTTAAGCCAATTTAAATATASAGTGTAAAACTCCTCTTTATCTTTGTATAAATCTTCTGAATATTTTAATTTAACGCCTTCAGAAGATATTTTTAAATCTATTTCTCTGCTTTCAAAATCATTACTAAAAGGAGCATAAKCACTTCTCTCTATCCATAATCTTTTAGTTTCTTCGTTTTGTATACCATCTAAAAGTAATTKATTTTTTAAATCATACATACCTATACAATATTTTAATGTATGCTCTCCAAACAAYACATTATATTTTGGCTTTAAATATGCCGGTATAAATTGTATAAACTCCATATTTTGAGCAACTGCCCCAGCATCTAACGCAACAACATTACCTACWCCATTAATATTTTTTGGATATAAACTATTTTTRTAATTKCCAGCAACTCCTCCCGTRGCTAATATTATCACATTTGATTTTATAAAAAAGAATTTGTCTTTATTTTGAAACACCGCTCCTACAACTTTATCACCATCTTTMATTATTTT
It contains:
- a CDS encoding FAD-binding protein — protein: KIXKDGDKVVGAVFQNKDKFFFIKSNVIILATGGVAGNYKNSLYPKNINGVGNVVALDAGAVAQNMEFIQFIPAYLKPKYNVLFGEHTLKYCIGMYDLKNXLLLDGIQNEETKRLWIERSXYAPFSNDFESREIDLKISSEGVKLKYSEDLYKDKEEFYTXYLNWLKKEIGIDLLKDETVITHFAHSCNGGIKIDSNAFTGVKGLYAIGELSSAIEGANRLGGNSVGGALVFGNNAVKNAFEYIKNTNFDDSNNIKLNNIEKEFNDWVNEISKDDKENNFTRNEVLIKIRNLVSENLSVVRSKEKIELLLNELNNIRSNYSIKENIKNGSIEIYLIIESIKI